The following are encoded together in the Syngnathus typhle isolate RoL2023-S1 ecotype Sweden linkage group LG5, RoL_Styp_1.0, whole genome shotgun sequence genome:
- the LOC133154066 gene encoding poly [ADP-ribose] polymerase tankyrase-1 isoform X1, translated as MAASRRSVAQQQQNSVQSQPRNCSLSGATSTAAPMAVINSPHETERECSGGIEGALASPDLPAAVLASSASSSTTTSGGSGVSSPGSGAPSPTDGIGGAFRELFEACRNGDVSRVKRLVDSVNVNAKDMAGRKSTPLHFAAGFGRKDVVEHLLQTGANVHARDDGGLIPLHNACSFGHAEVVGLLLCQGADPNARDNWNYTPLHEAAIKGKIDVCIVLLQHGADPNIRNTDGKSALDLADPSAKAVLTGEYKKDELLEAARSGNEEKLMALLTPLNVNCHASDGRKSTSQKMLSTPLHLAAGYNRVRIVQLLLQHGADVHAKDKGGLVPLHNACSYGHFEVTELLLKHGACVNAMDLWQFTPLHEAASKNRVEVCSLLLSHGADPTLLNCHSKSAVDMAPTPELKERLTYEFKGHSLLQAAREADVTKVKKTLALEIISFKHPQTNETALHCAVASPHPKRKQVTELLLRKGGNINEKNKDFMTPLHVAAERAHNDILEVLQKHGAKVNAVDTLGQTALHRAALAGHIQTCKLLLSYGADPSIVSLQGFTAAQMGNEAVQQILNENVPTRNSDVDYRFLEAAKAGDLDTVQQLCTPQNVNCRDLEGRHSTPLHFAAGYNRVAVVEFLLHHGADVHAKDKGGLVPLHNACSYGHYEVAELLVRHGASVNVADLWKFTPLHEAAAKGKYEICKLLLKHGADPSKKNRDGNMPLDMVKDGDTDIQDLLRGDAALLDAAKKGCLARVQKLCSPENINCRDTQGRNSTPLHLAAGYNNLEVAEYLLEHGADVNAQDKGGLIPLHNAASYGHVDIAALLIKYNTCVNATDKWAFTPLHEAAQKGRTQLCALLLAHGADPTMKNQEGQTALDLATADDIRALLMDAMPPDALPVCFKPQATVVSATVISPASTPSCLSAASSIDNLAGPLNELASGAAAGSSAVADGAAGPDRKEGELTMLDMNISQFLKSLGLEHLRDIFEREQITLDVLVDMGHEELKEIGINAYGHRHKLIKGVERLLGGQPGANPYLTFHCANQGTILIDLAPDDKEYQSVEEEMQSTIREHRDGGNAGGVFSRYNIIKIQKVVNKKLRERYTHRQKEISDENHNHHNERMLFHGSPFINAIIHKGFDERHAYIGGMFGAGIYFAENSSKSNQYVYGIGGGTGCPTHKDRSCYLCHRQMLFCRVTLGKSFLQFSAMKMAHAPPGHHSVIGRPSVNGLAYAEYVIYRGEQAFPEYLITYQILKPESTAQSAAGAEQKS; from the exons ATGGCGGCGTCTCGTCGCTCAGTAGCGCAGCAGCAACAAAACAGTGTACAGTCCCAGCCGAGGAACTGCTCACTTTCGGGGGCGACCTCGACGGCTGCGCCGATGGCAGTGATCAACTCACCGCATGAGACTGAGCGGGAATGCAGCGGAGGGATCGAAGGCGCTCTGGCCTCTCCGGACCTGCCTGCTGCGGTCCTGGCGAGCAGCGCGAGCTCAAGCACGACCACCTCTGGAGGCAGCGGCGTCTCCAGCCCTGGCTCCGGTGCACCAAGCCCCACTGACGGTATCGGCGGAGCTTTCCGGGAGTTGTTCGAAGCCTGCCGCAACGGAGATGTGTCTAGAGTAAAACGACTCGTCGACTCAGTGAACGTGAACGCAAAAGACATGGCTGGCCGAAAATCGACTCCTTTGCATTTCGCTGCGG GTTTTGGTAGGAAAGACGTGGTGGAGCATCTCCTTCAGACAGGAGCTAATGTCCATGCCAGAGATGATGGAGGACTCATCCCCCTGCACAATGCCTGCTCATTTGGCCATGCTGAGGTTGTGGGCCTCCTCCTTTGCCAGGGTGCAGACCCCAACGCCAGAGATAACTGGAATTACACTCCTCTTCATGAGGCAGCCATTAAAGGAAAGATTGATGTCTGCATAG TGTTACTCCAGCATGGGGCTGATCCAAATATCCGCAACACTGATGGAAAATCAGCGCTAGATCTGGCTGACCCTTCTGCCAAAGCAGTGCTCACTG GTGAATACAAGAAGGATGAACTCCTGGAAGCAGCAAG GAGTGGAAATGAAGAGAAATTGATGGCTCTCTTGACTCCGTTGAATGTTAACTGTCATGCCAGTGATGGTCGCAAG TCAACATCTCAAAAAATGCTG tcaaCGCCCCTCCACTTGGCTGCTGGCTACAACAGAGTCCGCATTGTTCAGCTCCTCCTTCAGCATGGTGCTGATGTTCACGCTAAGGACAAGGG TGGCCTGGTTCCTCTTCACAATGCTTGTTCCTATGGTCATTTTGAGGTTACCGAGCTTCTTCTTAAA CACGGCGCTTGTGTCAACGCAATGGACTTGTGGCAGTTCACTCCTCTACACGAAGCAGCTTCCAAGAACCGTGTGGAAGTTTGCTCCTTGTTGCTGAGCCACGGGGCCGACCCGACCCTACTCAACTGTCACAGCAAGAGTGCTGTGGACATGGCCCCCACTCCAGAGTTGAAAGAGAGGTTAACCT ATGAGTTCAAGGGTCATTCGCTGCTCCAGGCAGCTCGAGAGGCAGACGTGACCAAAGTGAAGAAGACCCTGGCTTTGGAAATCATCAGCTTCAAACATCCTCAAACCAATGAGACAGCTCTG cATTGTGCAGTGGCTTCCCCGCACCCAAAAAGGAAGCAGGTGACTGAGTTGCTGCTGCGTAAAGGTGGCAACATCAATGAAAAGAACAAAGA CTTTATGACTCCATTGCATGTTGCTGCTGAGAGGGCTCACAATGATATTCTGGAGGTGCTGCAGAAACATGGAGCAAAG GTGAATGCTGTGGACACTCTAGGACAGACAGCTTTGCACCGGGCTGCTCTGGCTGGTCACATCCAAACTTGTAAACTGCTGCTAAGCTATGGGGCCGACCCGTCCATCGTGTCACTGCAGGGTTTTACGGCTGCCCAGATGGGAAATGAAGCTGTACAACAGATTCTCAATG aAAATGTTCCTACACGAAACTCTGATGTGGACTACAGATTTCTTGAGGCAGCCAAAGCAGGAGATCTAGACACTGTGCAG CAACTGTGCACGCCTCAAAATGTAAACTGTCGGGATCTGGAGGGCCGTCACTCTACTCCCCTTCATTTTGCTGCTGGTTACAACCGAGTGGCTGTCGTGGAATTCCTGCTTCACCATGGAGCTGATGTCCATGCTAAGGACAAGGG CGGCCTGGTTCCTCTTCACAACGCTTGCTCGTATGGCCACTATGAAGTCGCCGAGCTGCTGGTTAGACACGGAGCTTCAGTCAATGTTGCCGACCTATGGAAGTTCACCCCGCTTCACGAGGCAGCGGCCAAGGGAAAATATGAGATTTGCAAACTGCTGCTCAAA CATGGCGCAGACCCCTCCAAGAAGAACCGTGATGGCAACATGCCACTCGACATGGTGAAGGATGGAGACACTGACATCCAGGACCTTCTGAGGGGTGATGCTGCCCTGCTAGATGCTGCCAAAAAAGGTTGCCTGGCTCGTGTCCAGAAACTTTGTTCCCCAGAGAACATCAACTGTCGAGACACTCAGGGTCGCAACTCCACACCACTCCACCTGGCAG CTGGCTACAACAACCTTGAAGTGGCTGAGTATCTGTTGGAACATGGGGCAGACGTCAATGCTCAAGACAAAGGAGGCCTTATCCCTCTCCATAATGCTGCTTCCTATGGC CATGTTGACATCGCTGCCCTGCTCATCAAGTACAATACATGTGTGAATGCCACTGACAAATGGGCTTTCACACCCCTGCACGAGGCAGCACAGAAGGGTCGCACACAGCTCTGTGCTCTGCTGCTGGCTCATGGGGCTGATCCAACCATGAAGAACCAAGAAGGCCAGACGGCCCTTGACCTGGCCACG GCTGACGACATTCGGGCCCTTCTTATGGACGCTATGCCACCAGACGCTCTCCCAGTCTGCTTTAAGCCGCAGGCCACAGTGGTCAGCGCCACTGTCATCTCCCCAGCCTCAACACCATCCTGCCTATCGGCCGCCAGCAGCATAGACAACCTGGCCGGACCGCTTAATGAACTGGCCAGCGGTGCCGCTGCCGGGAGCTCAGCAGTGGCAGATGGAGCCGCAGGCCCAGACCGCAAAGAAGGAGAAT TGACAATGCTGGACATGAATATCAGTCAATTCCTGAAGAGTTTGGGCCTGGAGCACCTGAGAGACATATTTGAAAGAGAGCAG ATCACTCTAGATGTCCTTGTTGACATGGGTCAcgaggagctgaaagaaattggAATCAATGCCTATGGGCATCGACACAAACTTATCAAGGGTGTAGAAAGGCTGCTGGGTGGTCAGCCAG GTGCAAATCCATATCTGACATTCCACTGTGCCAACCAGGGCACCATCCTCATAGACCTTGCTCCAGATGACAAAGAGTATCAGTCGGTGGAAGAGGAG ATGCAGAGCACCATCAGGGAGCACCGAGATGGAGGCAATGCAGGAGGAGTGTTCAGCAGATACAACATCATCAAG ATCCAAAAAGTGGTGAACAAGAAGTTGAGGGAACGTTACACGCACAGGCAGAAGGAGATTTCAGATGAGAACCACAACCACCACAATGAGCGCATGCTGTTTCACG GTTCCCCATTCATCAATGCAATCATCCACAAAGGCTTTGACGAACGTCACGCCTACATCGGAGGAATGTTCGGTGCAGGCATCTACTTTGCCGAGAACTCCTCCAAGAGCAACCAGTACGTTTACGGCATCGGCGGAGGCACGGGCTGTCCGACACACAAAGACCGCTCCTGCTACCTGTGCCACAG GCAGATGCTGTTCTGCAGGGTCACTCTGGGAAAGTCCTTCCTCCAGTTCAGTGCCATGAAAATGGCCCATGCTCCCCCTGGACACCACTCAGTGATCGGGCGGCCGAGTGTTAACGGCTTGGCCTATGCTGAGTATGTGATTTACAGAGGAGAGCAG GCCTTCCCAGAGTACCTCATCACCTACCAGATCTTAAAACCAGAGAGTACAGCCCAGTCTGCTGCAGGAGCTGAGCAGAAGTCATAG
- the LOC133154066 gene encoding poly [ADP-ribose] polymerase tankyrase-1 isoform X2, whose product MAASRRSVAQQQQNSVQSQPRNCSLSGATSTAAPMAVINSPHETERECSGGIEGALASPDLPAAVLASSASSSTTTSGGSGVSSPGSGAPSPTDGIGGAFRELFEACRNGDVSRVKRLVDSVNVNAKDMAGRKSTPLHFAAGFGRKDVVEHLLQTGANVHARDDGGLIPLHNACSFGHAEVVGLLLCQGADPNARDNWNYTPLHEAAIKGKIDVCIVLLQHGADPNIRNTDGKSALDLADPSAKAVLTGEYKKDELLEAARSGNEEKLMALLTPLNVNCHASDGRKSTPLHLAAGYNRVRIVQLLLQHGADVHAKDKGGLVPLHNACSYGHFEVTELLLKHGACVNAMDLWQFTPLHEAASKNRVEVCSLLLSHGADPTLLNCHSKSAVDMAPTPELKERLTYEFKGHSLLQAAREADVTKVKKTLALEIISFKHPQTNETALHCAVASPHPKRKQVTELLLRKGGNINEKNKDFMTPLHVAAERAHNDILEVLQKHGAKVNAVDTLGQTALHRAALAGHIQTCKLLLSYGADPSIVSLQGFTAAQMGNEAVQQILNENVPTRNSDVDYRFLEAAKAGDLDTVQQLCTPQNVNCRDLEGRHSTPLHFAAGYNRVAVVEFLLHHGADVHAKDKGGLVPLHNACSYGHYEVAELLVRHGASVNVADLWKFTPLHEAAAKGKYEICKLLLKHGADPSKKNRDGNMPLDMVKDGDTDIQDLLRGDAALLDAAKKGCLARVQKLCSPENINCRDTQGRNSTPLHLAAGYNNLEVAEYLLEHGADVNAQDKGGLIPLHNAASYGHVDIAALLIKYNTCVNATDKWAFTPLHEAAQKGRTQLCALLLAHGADPTMKNQEGQTALDLATADDIRALLMDAMPPDALPVCFKPQATVVSATVISPASTPSCLSAASSIDNLAGPLNELASGAAAGSSAVADGAAGPDRKEGELTMLDMNISQFLKSLGLEHLRDIFEREQITLDVLVDMGHEELKEIGINAYGHRHKLIKGVERLLGGQPGANPYLTFHCANQGTILIDLAPDDKEYQSVEEEMQSTIREHRDGGNAGGVFSRYNIIKIQKVVNKKLRERYTHRQKEISDENHNHHNERMLFHGSPFINAIIHKGFDERHAYIGGMFGAGIYFAENSSKSNQYVYGIGGGTGCPTHKDRSCYLCHRQMLFCRVTLGKSFLQFSAMKMAHAPPGHHSVIGRPSVNGLAYAEYVIYRGEQAFPEYLITYQILKPESTAQSAAGAEQKS is encoded by the exons ATGGCGGCGTCTCGTCGCTCAGTAGCGCAGCAGCAACAAAACAGTGTACAGTCCCAGCCGAGGAACTGCTCACTTTCGGGGGCGACCTCGACGGCTGCGCCGATGGCAGTGATCAACTCACCGCATGAGACTGAGCGGGAATGCAGCGGAGGGATCGAAGGCGCTCTGGCCTCTCCGGACCTGCCTGCTGCGGTCCTGGCGAGCAGCGCGAGCTCAAGCACGACCACCTCTGGAGGCAGCGGCGTCTCCAGCCCTGGCTCCGGTGCACCAAGCCCCACTGACGGTATCGGCGGAGCTTTCCGGGAGTTGTTCGAAGCCTGCCGCAACGGAGATGTGTCTAGAGTAAAACGACTCGTCGACTCAGTGAACGTGAACGCAAAAGACATGGCTGGCCGAAAATCGACTCCTTTGCATTTCGCTGCGG GTTTTGGTAGGAAAGACGTGGTGGAGCATCTCCTTCAGACAGGAGCTAATGTCCATGCCAGAGATGATGGAGGACTCATCCCCCTGCACAATGCCTGCTCATTTGGCCATGCTGAGGTTGTGGGCCTCCTCCTTTGCCAGGGTGCAGACCCCAACGCCAGAGATAACTGGAATTACACTCCTCTTCATGAGGCAGCCATTAAAGGAAAGATTGATGTCTGCATAG TGTTACTCCAGCATGGGGCTGATCCAAATATCCGCAACACTGATGGAAAATCAGCGCTAGATCTGGCTGACCCTTCTGCCAAAGCAGTGCTCACTG GTGAATACAAGAAGGATGAACTCCTGGAAGCAGCAAG GAGTGGAAATGAAGAGAAATTGATGGCTCTCTTGACTCCGTTGAATGTTAACTGTCATGCCAGTGATGGTCGCAAG tcaaCGCCCCTCCACTTGGCTGCTGGCTACAACAGAGTCCGCATTGTTCAGCTCCTCCTTCAGCATGGTGCTGATGTTCACGCTAAGGACAAGGG TGGCCTGGTTCCTCTTCACAATGCTTGTTCCTATGGTCATTTTGAGGTTACCGAGCTTCTTCTTAAA CACGGCGCTTGTGTCAACGCAATGGACTTGTGGCAGTTCACTCCTCTACACGAAGCAGCTTCCAAGAACCGTGTGGAAGTTTGCTCCTTGTTGCTGAGCCACGGGGCCGACCCGACCCTACTCAACTGTCACAGCAAGAGTGCTGTGGACATGGCCCCCACTCCAGAGTTGAAAGAGAGGTTAACCT ATGAGTTCAAGGGTCATTCGCTGCTCCAGGCAGCTCGAGAGGCAGACGTGACCAAAGTGAAGAAGACCCTGGCTTTGGAAATCATCAGCTTCAAACATCCTCAAACCAATGAGACAGCTCTG cATTGTGCAGTGGCTTCCCCGCACCCAAAAAGGAAGCAGGTGACTGAGTTGCTGCTGCGTAAAGGTGGCAACATCAATGAAAAGAACAAAGA CTTTATGACTCCATTGCATGTTGCTGCTGAGAGGGCTCACAATGATATTCTGGAGGTGCTGCAGAAACATGGAGCAAAG GTGAATGCTGTGGACACTCTAGGACAGACAGCTTTGCACCGGGCTGCTCTGGCTGGTCACATCCAAACTTGTAAACTGCTGCTAAGCTATGGGGCCGACCCGTCCATCGTGTCACTGCAGGGTTTTACGGCTGCCCAGATGGGAAATGAAGCTGTACAACAGATTCTCAATG aAAATGTTCCTACACGAAACTCTGATGTGGACTACAGATTTCTTGAGGCAGCCAAAGCAGGAGATCTAGACACTGTGCAG CAACTGTGCACGCCTCAAAATGTAAACTGTCGGGATCTGGAGGGCCGTCACTCTACTCCCCTTCATTTTGCTGCTGGTTACAACCGAGTGGCTGTCGTGGAATTCCTGCTTCACCATGGAGCTGATGTCCATGCTAAGGACAAGGG CGGCCTGGTTCCTCTTCACAACGCTTGCTCGTATGGCCACTATGAAGTCGCCGAGCTGCTGGTTAGACACGGAGCTTCAGTCAATGTTGCCGACCTATGGAAGTTCACCCCGCTTCACGAGGCAGCGGCCAAGGGAAAATATGAGATTTGCAAACTGCTGCTCAAA CATGGCGCAGACCCCTCCAAGAAGAACCGTGATGGCAACATGCCACTCGACATGGTGAAGGATGGAGACACTGACATCCAGGACCTTCTGAGGGGTGATGCTGCCCTGCTAGATGCTGCCAAAAAAGGTTGCCTGGCTCGTGTCCAGAAACTTTGTTCCCCAGAGAACATCAACTGTCGAGACACTCAGGGTCGCAACTCCACACCACTCCACCTGGCAG CTGGCTACAACAACCTTGAAGTGGCTGAGTATCTGTTGGAACATGGGGCAGACGTCAATGCTCAAGACAAAGGAGGCCTTATCCCTCTCCATAATGCTGCTTCCTATGGC CATGTTGACATCGCTGCCCTGCTCATCAAGTACAATACATGTGTGAATGCCACTGACAAATGGGCTTTCACACCCCTGCACGAGGCAGCACAGAAGGGTCGCACACAGCTCTGTGCTCTGCTGCTGGCTCATGGGGCTGATCCAACCATGAAGAACCAAGAAGGCCAGACGGCCCTTGACCTGGCCACG GCTGACGACATTCGGGCCCTTCTTATGGACGCTATGCCACCAGACGCTCTCCCAGTCTGCTTTAAGCCGCAGGCCACAGTGGTCAGCGCCACTGTCATCTCCCCAGCCTCAACACCATCCTGCCTATCGGCCGCCAGCAGCATAGACAACCTGGCCGGACCGCTTAATGAACTGGCCAGCGGTGCCGCTGCCGGGAGCTCAGCAGTGGCAGATGGAGCCGCAGGCCCAGACCGCAAAGAAGGAGAAT TGACAATGCTGGACATGAATATCAGTCAATTCCTGAAGAGTTTGGGCCTGGAGCACCTGAGAGACATATTTGAAAGAGAGCAG ATCACTCTAGATGTCCTTGTTGACATGGGTCAcgaggagctgaaagaaattggAATCAATGCCTATGGGCATCGACACAAACTTATCAAGGGTGTAGAAAGGCTGCTGGGTGGTCAGCCAG GTGCAAATCCATATCTGACATTCCACTGTGCCAACCAGGGCACCATCCTCATAGACCTTGCTCCAGATGACAAAGAGTATCAGTCGGTGGAAGAGGAG ATGCAGAGCACCATCAGGGAGCACCGAGATGGAGGCAATGCAGGAGGAGTGTTCAGCAGATACAACATCATCAAG ATCCAAAAAGTGGTGAACAAGAAGTTGAGGGAACGTTACACGCACAGGCAGAAGGAGATTTCAGATGAGAACCACAACCACCACAATGAGCGCATGCTGTTTCACG GTTCCCCATTCATCAATGCAATCATCCACAAAGGCTTTGACGAACGTCACGCCTACATCGGAGGAATGTTCGGTGCAGGCATCTACTTTGCCGAGAACTCCTCCAAGAGCAACCAGTACGTTTACGGCATCGGCGGAGGCACGGGCTGTCCGACACACAAAGACCGCTCCTGCTACCTGTGCCACAG GCAGATGCTGTTCTGCAGGGTCACTCTGGGAAAGTCCTTCCTCCAGTTCAGTGCCATGAAAATGGCCCATGCTCCCCCTGGACACCACTCAGTGATCGGGCGGCCGAGTGTTAACGGCTTGGCCTATGCTGAGTATGTGATTTACAGAGGAGAGCAG GCCTTCCCAGAGTACCTCATCACCTACCAGATCTTAAAACCAGAGAGTACAGCCCAGTCTGCTGCAGGAGCTGAGCAGAAGTCATAG